One window of Candidatus Binatia bacterium genomic DNA carries:
- a CDS encoding Zn-dependent alcohol dehydrogenase: protein MVRGAVLYNFFEPLKIEQVRLRDPRPDEVVVKMAASGVCHSDLSVQQAKLPFPPPVILGHEGAGIVEEVGKDVVGLKPGDHVVLAWVQSCGRCAYCIDGEEHLCDAAIKAMMAGEETAFEKDGQAISRMAGVASFAERTLVRASACIKIPENVPLDRACLVGCGVMTGVGAVTNTAKLRPGQTVAVFGCGGVGLNVVQGAVLCGAARIIAVDLVDKKLQWAREFGATDTINATQTSDVPDAIRSLTEGRGVDFAFEVIGMPEIITQAFLSVRRGGKVIVVGVPGFDQTVSLPASAIPLEEKSVVGSLYGSAHMRRDMPKLLELYVQKRLKLDELISRRISLDQVNDAFAAMESGEVARSVIVYS, encoded by the coding sequence ATGGTTCGTGGAGCAGTGTTGTACAACTTTTTCGAGCCTCTCAAGATCGAGCAGGTGCGCCTGCGCGATCCGCGTCCGGATGAAGTGGTGGTGAAAATGGCTGCGAGTGGGGTGTGCCACTCCGATTTGTCGGTCCAACAAGCCAAACTGCCGTTCCCGCCGCCGGTGATTCTCGGCCACGAAGGCGCCGGCATCGTGGAAGAGGTAGGGAAAGATGTTGTCGGGCTCAAACCTGGCGACCACGTGGTGTTGGCTTGGGTACAAAGTTGTGGGCGCTGTGCGTACTGCATCGATGGCGAGGAGCACCTCTGCGACGCAGCCATCAAAGCCATGATGGCGGGCGAGGAAACCGCTTTTGAGAAGGATGGCCAGGCAATTTCCCGCATGGCGGGCGTCGCCTCGTTTGCCGAACGCACGCTGGTGCGGGCTTCGGCTTGCATCAAGATCCCTGAGAATGTGCCACTCGATCGGGCTTGCTTGGTGGGTTGCGGGGTGATGACCGGAGTGGGTGCGGTGACGAACACGGCCAAGTTGCGGCCCGGACAAACCGTGGCTGTGTTCGGTTGCGGAGGCGTTGGACTGAATGTGGTTCAAGGAGCCGTGCTGTGCGGTGCCGCGCGCATCATTGCTGTTGACCTCGTGGACAAAAAGCTTCAGTGGGCTCGCGAGTTCGGCGCTACGGACACGATTAACGCCACACAAACCAGCGATGTGCCCGATGCGATTCGCTCGCTAACCGAGGGCCGCGGCGTGGACTTTGCCTTCGAAGTGATCGGCATGCCGGAAATCATCACCCAGGCATTTTTGTCCGTGCGCCGCGGCGGCAAAGTGATTGTGGTGGGTGTTCCCGGCTTCGACCAGACGGTGAGCCTGCCGGCGTCGGCGATTCCGCTGGAAGAGAAGTCGGTGGTGGGCTCGCTGTATGGCTCGGCGCACATGCGGCGCGACATGCCGAAGCTGCTCGAGTTGTACGTGCAGAAGCGGCTGAAGCTCGACGAGCTGATTTCGCGCCGCATTTCCTTGGATCAAGTCAACGATGCCTTTGCCGCGATGGAGTCTGGCGAGGTGGCGCGCAGCGTCATCGTGTATTCGTGA
- a CDS encoding hydantoinase/oxoprolinase family protein, whose product MRGYAVGIDVGGTFTDFVVVRPDGTIRLAKHPTTPSDQSEGVLAGLAQIAGEEGESVASFLRKTLRIVHGTTTADNTMIEMNGAVTGLVTSAGHRDEIELRRGFKEDIWDPALPPPPPIAPRRRRIGVPERLDYEGNVLVPLDEEAVRAALRRLRKQGTESLAVVFLFSFINPRHEQRVREIAREECPEMAVWLSHEVLPAAPEFERTSTTLVNAYVGPKIDRYVRRLADRLHISGYRGELLLMQSNGGMMGPQYILQRPVTLLASGPTGGVMAACRLGREAGVMDFICADMGGTSYDVCLVRGAEAEIRSGWNWHHRYLIALPMVQVHSIGAGGGSLARVVSGSLQVGPQSAGADPGPICYGRGGRVPTVTDANLLLGYLNPEAFCAGTMRLQREGVAEAIEEQIARPLGLSVEEAAYGIYRLVNANMANAIRRISAQRGVDPREFALVMYGGNGPVHATAQARELGIRQVIVPKTSPAFSALGLLLADRIVDEMRSYITPAAAADLARVEALFADMAGRAREVLGGGRQKVEFRCFAQLCYPGQTFDLTVPMGNGLRPLTPKRWAQTIERFHDLHEELHTYAVREEQPILRGVRLTVVQHTAKPALPVLAATRVPAQPVSRRRAYFGGRFVAVPVFAGPSLRAGQKIAGPAIIEEPFTTIVLHPGDRATIDRLGNYRIEIGT is encoded by the coding sequence ATGCGTGGGTACGCCGTTGGCATCGATGTGGGTGGAACGTTCACGGACTTTGTCGTCGTCCGCCCCGACGGCACGATCCGCCTAGCGAAACACCCTACCACCCCGAGCGATCAATCCGAAGGAGTGCTCGCGGGCCTTGCGCAAATTGCCGGGGAGGAGGGCGAGTCGGTGGCGAGCTTTCTGCGCAAAACGCTCCGCATCGTACACGGCACGACCACCGCGGACAACACGATGATCGAAATGAACGGCGCAGTGACCGGACTCGTCACCAGCGCCGGACATCGCGACGAAATCGAACTCCGGCGCGGCTTTAAGGAAGACATTTGGGATCCTGCACTCCCCCCGCCCCCGCCGATTGCGCCGCGCCGCCGCCGCATTGGCGTGCCGGAGCGGCTCGACTACGAGGGTAACGTCCTCGTGCCGCTCGACGAAGAGGCAGTGCGCGCTGCCCTGCGCCGACTGCGCAAACAAGGCACCGAATCCCTGGCCGTGGTGTTCTTGTTCTCTTTCATCAACCCACGACACGAGCAGCGGGTGCGCGAAATCGCGCGCGAAGAGTGTCCGGAGATGGCGGTGTGGCTATCGCACGAAGTCCTGCCCGCCGCACCGGAGTTCGAGCGGACCAGTACGACGTTGGTCAACGCGTACGTCGGCCCGAAGATCGATCGCTACGTGCGCCGCTTGGCGGACCGCCTCCACATCAGTGGCTATCGCGGTGAGTTGCTGCTCATGCAGTCCAATGGGGGAATGATGGGGCCGCAGTACATCCTGCAGCGCCCGGTCACCCTGCTCGCCTCCGGCCCCACGGGTGGGGTGATGGCCGCCTGTCGCCTCGGTCGAGAGGCTGGAGTGATGGATTTCATTTGCGCCGACATGGGCGGTACGAGCTACGACGTTTGTCTTGTCCGTGGCGCCGAAGCGGAGATTAGATCCGGCTGGAACTGGCATCACCGGTATCTCATCGCCCTGCCGATGGTGCAGGTGCACTCCATCGGAGCAGGCGGGGGCTCGCTCGCGCGGGTGGTCAGCGGGAGCTTGCAGGTAGGCCCGCAGAGCGCAGGAGCTGACCCTGGGCCCATTTGTTACGGCCGCGGCGGTCGCGTGCCGACGGTCACCGATGCCAATTTGCTCCTCGGCTATCTCAACCCCGAAGCCTTTTGCGCGGGCACCATGCGCTTGCAGCGAGAGGGCGTAGCCGAAGCGATCGAGGAGCAGATTGCCCGACCGCTCGGCCTTTCCGTGGAAGAGGCCGCATACGGGATTTATCGCCTCGTCAACGCCAACATGGCGAACGCCATCCGCCGGATTTCTGCTCAACGCGGAGTCGATCCGCGAGAGTTCGCGCTGGTGATGTATGGAGGGAACGGACCGGTCCACGCCACCGCACAAGCGCGCGAGCTGGGCATTCGGCAGGTCATCGTGCCGAAAACCTCGCCGGCGTTTTCTGCCCTCGGGCTGCTGCTTGCCGATCGCATTGTCGACGAAATGCGGTCGTACATCACGCCCGCCGCGGCGGCGGACCTGGCGCGGGTCGAGGCGCTGTTTGCCGACATGGCGGGGCGCGCGCGCGAGGTGCTCGGGGGCGGGCGACAAAAGGTCGAGTTTCGCTGCTTTGCGCAACTGTGCTACCCGGGACAAACCTTCGATTTGACAGTGCCGATGGGCAATGGACTGCGGCCGCTGACCCCGAAACGCTGGGCGCAAACCATCGAGCGCTTTCACGATCTCCACGAGGAACTCCACACGTATGCCGTGCGCGAAGAGCAACCGATTTTGCGGGGTGTGCGCCTCACCGTGGTGCAGCACACGGCCAAACCGGCCCTTCCGGTGCTGGCCGCGACGCGTGTGCCGGCACAGCCGGTATCACGCCGACGCGCCTACTTCGGCGGGCGCTTTGTGGCCGTGCCAGTGTTTGCCGGTCCGAGTTTGCGCGCCGGGCAGAAAATTGCCGGCCCGGCAATTATCGAGGAGCCCTTTACCACGATTGTGTTGCACCCAGGCGACCGAGCCACGATCGATCGCTTAGGCAATTACCGCATCGAGATCGGGACGTAG
- a CDS encoding thiolase family protein — protein MGTLRGKYAIAGVALSRFGKVPGVSPMGFTLEASKRAVEDAGVRMADIDGLLVVMPAALGEQHGWAARVAAYLGLDPSFCSTVDMGGATACGAVHMAMAAIEAGYCSTVLCAFGTQTWPQGVALQLFGSEFHLAYGDVGAICFSGFLKRRQQVEYGLPDELYGRVAVTCRSHAQLNEEAQMQKPMTLEDYFASRWVAEPLRLFDCCPNTDGGGAIVVTSVERARDLRQPVVRVIGVGQEHRAELVEPKGNGQALWGGMKAAARAYAMAGIRASDLSCVQFYDAFTPRVVNDLVAYGLAAPEELDAAFARGDFALGGRVPCNTAGGLLSEGHLWGFGHVREGVRQLRGECGKRQVAGARICLVTGYGGAPHESPPTVSYSALVLARD, from the coding sequence ATGGGAACGTTGCGAGGAAAGTATGCGATTGCCGGAGTCGCGTTGTCGCGCTTTGGCAAGGTGCCCGGAGTGAGCCCGATGGGCTTCACGCTGGAGGCGAGTAAGCGAGCCGTAGAAGATGCGGGTGTGCGCATGGCCGACATCGACGGACTGCTGGTAGTGATGCCGGCCGCGCTCGGGGAGCAGCATGGTTGGGCCGCACGGGTGGCTGCCTATCTGGGGCTCGATCCGTCGTTTTGCAGCACTGTGGACATGGGCGGTGCCACGGCATGCGGGGCGGTGCACATGGCCATGGCAGCGATCGAGGCTGGGTATTGTTCCACCGTACTGTGTGCCTTTGGCACGCAAACCTGGCCGCAAGGCGTGGCGCTGCAACTGTTCGGTTCCGAGTTTCACCTTGCGTATGGCGATGTGGGGGCAATTTGCTTCAGCGGCTTTCTCAAGCGCCGGCAGCAGGTGGAGTACGGGCTGCCGGACGAGCTGTATGGACGCGTGGCGGTGACTTGCCGCAGCCATGCGCAGCTTAACGAAGAAGCACAGATGCAGAAGCCGATGACCCTCGAGGATTATTTCGCCTCGCGATGGGTGGCCGAGCCGCTGCGCTTGTTCGATTGTTGCCCGAACACGGACGGCGGCGGTGCCATCGTCGTCACCTCAGTGGAGCGGGCGCGGGATCTCCGTCAGCCGGTCGTGCGCGTCATCGGGGTTGGCCAGGAGCATCGAGCGGAGCTGGTGGAACCGAAGGGCAACGGGCAAGCGTTGTGGGGCGGCATGAAGGCGGCAGCGCGGGCGTATGCAATGGCGGGGATTCGCGCCAGCGACTTGAGCTGCGTTCAGTTCTACGATGCCTTCACCCCGCGGGTCGTGAACGATCTCGTGGCGTATGGCCTTGCCGCGCCTGAAGAGCTGGATGCCGCCTTTGCGCGAGGGGATTTCGCGCTGGGCGGGCGCGTGCCGTGCAATACCGCGGGCGGGCTGTTGTCCGAAGGCCATCTGTGGGGTTTCGGTCATGTACGCGAAGGGGTACGCCAACTGCGCGGAGAGTGCGGAAAGCGGCAAGTGGCCGGTGCACGGATTTGCTTGGTGACTGGTTACGGCGGGGCGCCGCACGAATCGCCTCCGACGGTCAGCTACTCCGCCCTGGTGTTGGCGCGCGACTGA
- a CDS encoding MaoC/PaaZ C-terminal domain-containing protein encodes MGQPISSALVGMTFPPVTFRWDAKDVMLYAVGVGAQPEGELAFVYEGKGPKVLPTYAVIPGMFSMGGLVSNVDINLAMLLHGEQSITLHRELPPEAEVTITGRVAEVWDKGKAAVIGCEGIVEDRQGLLCTTKATLFIRGAGGFGGERGPSTQDRNRPPDRAPDHVVELVTRPEQGAIYRLSGDRNPIHIDPDFARMAGFERPFMHGLCTYGFAGRAILRALCNGNPARFLHFEARFADQVYFGDTIVTKLWRTAPGEAIVQCETQRGNVVLSQGLTRYRE; translated from the coding sequence ATGGGACAACCGATTTCTAGTGCACTTGTAGGCATGACCTTTCCACCGGTCACGTTCCGGTGGGATGCGAAAGACGTAATGCTTTACGCTGTAGGGGTGGGAGCCCAACCCGAGGGCGAGCTGGCGTTCGTGTACGAAGGCAAAGGGCCGAAGGTGTTGCCGACGTACGCGGTGATTCCCGGGATGTTTTCCATGGGCGGACTGGTGTCGAACGTCGACATCAACTTGGCGATGCTGCTGCATGGCGAGCAGTCGATCACCCTCCACCGCGAGCTCCCGCCAGAGGCAGAGGTAACCATCACCGGCCGCGTGGCTGAAGTGTGGGACAAAGGAAAGGCAGCGGTGATTGGCTGTGAGGGCATCGTCGAAGATCGGCAGGGGCTGCTGTGCACGACCAAGGCAACGTTGTTCATTCGCGGGGCCGGTGGTTTTGGCGGCGAGCGAGGCCCGTCGACGCAGGATCGCAACCGCCCGCCGGACCGCGCCCCGGATCACGTGGTCGAGTTGGTGACCCGGCCGGAACAAGGCGCAATTTACCGCCTTTCCGGGGATCGCAACCCGATTCACATCGATCCGGACTTTGCCCGTATGGCGGGGTTCGAAAGGCCGTTCATGCATGGGCTCTGCACGTACGGCTTTGCGGGGCGAGCGATCTTGCGCGCGCTCTGCAACGGTAACCCCGCGCGGTTCTTGCACTTCGAGGCCCGTTTTGCGGACCAAGTGTATTTCGGCGACACCATCGTCACCAAGCTGTGGCGCACCGCGCCGGGCGAGGCCATCGTGCAATGCGAGACTCAGCGCGGTAACGTCGTGCTTTCCCAAGGGCTCACGCGCTACCGCGAGTAG
- a CDS encoding sulfite exporter TauE/SafE family protein, with protein sequence MALAQPTVRLLSEITFSAGLRCLQRHLVTTSASLPMQLDLSGVVLLLATGLAAGIVNTLAGAGSLLTVPALVLLGVPADIANGTNRLGVLVHNVVATWRFHAEGVPGLRQAAPLMVPTIAGSVAGAYTISLVSPAMFQRMFAVLMLALVVPIVIRIQPASRRSKWPQAVTAAVFFLVGTFGGAFQAGVGLLLIAALAHAGHDLLRANSIKVVLNAVQTAAALAIFLIQGLVWWGPGLVLAAGYGVGGAIGVRLAVAGGEPVVRVFLAVTVVALSLRLLGWR encoded by the coding sequence ATGGCGCTGGCGCAACCCACCGTGCGACTGCTCAGTGAAATCACTTTTTCTGCGGGTCTACGTTGCCTGCAGCGGCACCTCGTGACTACAAGCGCCTCACTGCCCATGCAACTCGATCTCTCCGGCGTTGTTTTGCTCTTGGCCACCGGCCTGGCCGCGGGCATCGTCAACACCTTGGCTGGGGCGGGTTCGCTCCTCACGGTGCCCGCCCTCGTGCTGCTGGGTGTGCCGGCTGATATTGCCAATGGCACCAACCGCCTCGGCGTTCTGGTCCACAATGTCGTGGCCACTTGGCGGTTCCATGCCGAGGGTGTCCCCGGGCTTCGGCAGGCAGCGCCGCTGATGGTCCCCACGATCGCGGGCTCGGTCGCGGGTGCCTACACGATCTCGCTCGTTTCGCCCGCCATGTTTCAACGCATGTTCGCGGTTCTGATGCTGGCCCTCGTTGTTCCTATCGTGATTCGCATTCAACCGGCCAGCCGGCGCTCCAAGTGGCCACAGGCGGTCACCGCAGCCGTTTTCTTCTTGGTCGGCACGTTCGGAGGTGCTTTTCAAGCAGGTGTTGGTTTGCTGCTCATCGCCGCCTTGGCTCATGCCGGGCACGATTTGCTGCGCGCGAACAGCATCAAGGTCGTCTTGAATGCCGTGCAAACTGCGGCTGCGCTGGCCATCTTCCTTATCCAAGGGCTGGTATGGTGGGGGCCCGGGCTCGTGCTCGCAGCGGGCTACGGCGTGGGCGGGGCAATTGGCGTTCGCTTAGCAGTGGCGGGCGGTGAGCCTGTCGTTCGCGTGTTCCTGGCGGTCACCGTGGTCGCTCTCTCGCTGCGGCTCCTCGGTTGGCGGTAG
- a CDS encoding phosphatase PAP2 family protein, translating into MNAFDFAILRWLTSWANRWPWFDGLVAFSTNWELVKGGFALSLYWWAWFRKGSQQREQRARLLAALAAAMGALAIASVLALALPYRPRPRILVGMDAELSPGWAEWSAFPSDHATLFFALATGLWMVARPLGLIALVHTVAVVCFPRVYLGLHYPTDILGGTVIGVASVLLVDRSRFVLRNMCRVAAAAGRHPSVFYALGFLATYLLATLFGDLRRAGNTFVTWWLR; encoded by the coding sequence GTGAATGCCTTCGACTTCGCCATCCTACGCTGGCTCACGTCTTGGGCGAATCGCTGGCCATGGTTTGATGGACTGGTTGCGTTTTCCACGAACTGGGAACTGGTCAAAGGCGGCTTTGCGCTGAGTCTCTATTGGTGGGCTTGGTTTCGGAAAGGATCGCAGCAACGGGAGCAGCGAGCCCGGCTGCTGGCTGCCCTGGCCGCTGCCATGGGCGCATTGGCGATCGCGTCGGTGCTCGCGCTCGCACTTCCCTACCGGCCGCGCCCGCGAATCTTGGTCGGCATGGATGCGGAGTTGTCACCCGGATGGGCCGAATGGAGCGCCTTCCCGAGCGACCACGCCACGCTGTTTTTTGCGCTGGCAACCGGACTGTGGATGGTCGCGCGCCCTCTTGGCTTGATCGCTTTAGTGCACACCGTCGCGGTGGTGTGCTTTCCGCGCGTGTACCTCGGCCTGCACTACCCCACCGACATTTTGGGCGGCACCGTCATCGGAGTTGCCAGCGTGCTGCTCGTGGACAGGAGCCGCTTCGTCCTGCGCAACATGTGCAGAGTCGCAGCGGCGGCCGGTCGGCATCCCTCAGTATTTTACGCGCTCGGGTTCCTCGCGACCTACCTACTTGCGACGTTGTTCGGCGACTTGCGCCGCGCGGGGAACACCTTCGTCACTTGGTGGCTGCGGTAG
- a CDS encoding Zn-ribbon domain-containing OB-fold protein — translation MFTLEKPLPRGTEDTAPFWEAALRGQLCMQQCHACGHIRFPPAFLCPRCQSENFSWVPLSGKGRVYSWVIVHQSQYPAFNADVPYNVALVELDEGPRLHTQLVECSAEEIYVGMPVEVVFDKVRDDVALPKFRPSREASPASGS, via the coding sequence ATGTTCACTCTCGAGAAGCCCTTGCCGCGCGGCACCGAGGATACAGCGCCGTTTTGGGAAGCAGCGCTGCGCGGCCAGCTTTGCATGCAACAGTGCCACGCCTGCGGGCACATCCGTTTTCCGCCGGCGTTCCTCTGCCCGCGTTGTCAGAGCGAGAATTTTTCTTGGGTGCCACTTTCCGGCAAGGGGCGCGTGTACAGTTGGGTGATTGTGCACCAGTCGCAGTATCCGGCCTTCAATGCCGACGTGCCTTACAACGTCGCGTTAGTCGAGTTGGACGAGGGTCCGCGTTTGCACACGCAACTGGTGGAGTGCTCCGCGGAAGAGATTTACGTGGGGATGCCTGTGGAAGTCGTGTTCGACAAGGTGCGTGACGACGTTGCCCTGCCCAAGTTTCGCCCGAGCCGAGAGGCATCACCCGCTTCGGGGTCTTGA
- a CDS encoding hydantoinase B/oxoprolinase family protein, with protein sequence MRTHGKVVSRDKPRRLAASRMKSPKAKTTVDPVTAEIIRGAMETICYEMATHVSLTATTPILNQSNERNATILDARGSLAALSVGIPQFMLSSTLPVRFALEFFGPDGLYDGDVLVANDPYHGGGHLPDYNVFAPVFHDGEMVLIASIQCHHADTGGAMPGGYNVDARDIWAEGVRFPAVKVFERGVERRDVVYMMKINNRTPTFIGDLRAQIGAAQLGVRRLKELLQRYGTATVRAAVEYMIEYAARRFREEVAKWPDGEYESDVYVDHDPKGNPDIHIHCKVTIRGSDLTVDFTGSDMRDNLQAYSTFGNTRGYVVAQLASMMDPSIPKNEGFFNSIRLIVPPGCCLNPPPERSVAAGTHHPGTEVGEAIAKALEQVIPERCCPQIYKMGMPTVIFGKHPKTGQLFIDHSVDTFAAYCGAVYGQDGWGAMNVSFGNLIRATAEINESIFPVRHISRDYATDTGGPGKWRGCPGSLYVKEICAPAQIYTYVVGRKYPMPGIAGGKPGAPNRLIVRAGGPHAHEVTTTAFYVEHLPGERYEYRYGGGGGWGDPLERDPQRVLEDVLDEYVSIEAARSDYGVVLRGSLEDLTLEVDWEATRALRAELRQQSGERAS encoded by the coding sequence ATGCGAACTCATGGCAAAGTGGTTTCTCGTGACAAACCGCGCCGGCTAGCGGCAAGCCGGATGAAGTCACCCAAGGCCAAGACAACGGTGGATCCGGTTACCGCCGAAATCATTCGCGGAGCGATGGAAACCATTTGCTACGAGATGGCCACCCATGTCAGCCTGACGGCCACGACTCCCATCTTGAACCAATCGAACGAGCGCAACGCCACAATTTTGGATGCACGCGGCTCGCTGGCAGCGCTGAGCGTGGGGATTCCGCAGTTCATGTTGAGCTCCACCTTGCCGGTGCGATTCGCCCTCGAATTTTTCGGACCCGACGGTTTGTACGATGGCGACGTTTTGGTGGCTAACGATCCGTACCACGGTGGTGGCCACCTTCCCGATTACAACGTGTTTGCCCCCGTGTTTCATGACGGGGAAATGGTGCTCATTGCCTCGATCCAGTGCCACCATGCCGACACGGGCGGGGCGATGCCCGGCGGCTACAACGTGGATGCGCGCGACATTTGGGCCGAGGGCGTGCGCTTTCCCGCCGTGAAGGTGTTCGAGCGCGGAGTGGAGCGCCGCGATGTAGTGTACATGATGAAAATCAACAACCGCACGCCCACCTTCATAGGCGACCTGCGGGCGCAAATTGGCGCTGCGCAGCTCGGTGTGCGCCGGTTGAAGGAACTCCTCCAGCGCTATGGCACGGCCACCGTGCGGGCCGCCGTGGAGTACATGATCGAATACGCCGCGCGCCGCTTCCGAGAAGAAGTCGCGAAGTGGCCGGATGGCGAGTACGAGTCGGACGTGTATGTCGACCACGACCCGAAGGGGAACCCCGATATTCACATCCATTGCAAGGTCACGATTCGCGGTAGCGATCTGACCGTCGACTTCACCGGCTCCGACATGCGCGACAACTTGCAAGCCTACTCCACCTTCGGCAACACGCGGGGGTACGTCGTCGCCCAGCTCGCCAGCATGATGGACCCTTCGATTCCGAAGAACGAGGGCTTCTTCAACTCCATCCGCCTGATCGTTCCGCCTGGCTGCTGCTTAAATCCACCGCCGGAACGGTCGGTCGCTGCCGGCACGCACCACCCCGGCACCGAGGTGGGCGAGGCCATCGCCAAGGCGCTCGAGCAAGTCATTCCTGAGCGTTGTTGCCCGCAAATTTACAAAATGGGAATGCCGACGGTGATCTTCGGCAAGCACCCAAAGACCGGGCAGCTCTTCATCGATCACTCTGTGGACACTTTTGCCGCTTACTGCGGGGCGGTGTACGGGCAAGACGGCTGGGGGGCGATGAATGTAAGCTTCGGGAACTTGATTCGCGCCACTGCGGAAATCAACGAATCCATTTTTCCCGTCCGGCACATCTCGCGTGACTACGCCACCGACACGGGTGGACCCGGCAAGTGGCGCGGTTGCCCGGGCTCGCTTTATGTCAAGGAAATTTGCGCCCCCGCGCAAATTTACACCTATGTCGTCGGGCGGAAATACCCCATGCCTGGCATTGCCGGCGGTAAGCCAGGAGCACCGAACCGGCTGATTGTGCGCGCCGGGGGACCACATGCACATGAGGTGACTACCACCGCGTTTTATGTCGAGCACCTGCCTGGAGAACGGTACGAGTATCGATATGGGGGTGGTGGTGGCTGGGGGGATCCGCTCGAACGCGACCCGCAAAGGGTACTCGAGGACGTACTCGACGAGTACGTTTCTATCGAAGCGGCGCGAAGCGACTACGGCGTTGTGCTGCGCGGTTCGCTTGAGGACTTGACCCTGGAGGTCGACTGGGAAGCAACCCGAGCTCTCCGCGCCGAGCTGCGGCAGCAAAGCGGTGAGAGGGCGAGTTGA